CGGCGGCCGCTACTCGTACGACTCCGCCATCGGCCTCTCGCTGATGATCGCCATCGGGCCGGACCGGTTCCGCGAGATGCTCGACGGCTTCCACCTCGTCGACGAGCACTTCCGCACCGCCCCGGCCGAGGAGAACGCCCCGCTGCTGCTGGGCCTGCTGGGCGTCTGGTACGGCGCGTTCTTCGACGCCCAGTCGCATGCCGTGCTGCCCTACAGCCACTATCTGTCCAAGTTCACGGCGTACTTGCAGCAGCTCGACATGGAGTCCAACGGCAAGTCCGTGGACCGCGACGGCAATCCGGTCGACTGGCAGACGGGCCCGGTCGTCTGGGGCACCCCCGGCACCAACGGCCAGCACGCCTACTACCAGTTGATCCACCAGGGCACCAAGGTCATCCCGGCCGACTTCATCGGCTTCGCCGAGCCGGTCGAGGACCTGCTGCCCGGACTGGTCGCCCAGCACGACCTGCTGATGGCCAACTTCTTCGCCCAGACCCAGGCGCTGGCCTTCGGCAAGACGCCCGACGAGGTGCGCGCCGAGGGAGTCCCCGAGGAGCTGGTGCCGCACAAGACGTTCCGCGGCAACCACCCGACGACGACGATCCTCGCCGACCGGCTGACCCCGTCCGTGCTCGGCCAGCTGATCGCGCTGTACGAGCACAAGGTCTTCGTCCAGGGCGCCGTCTGGAACATCGACTCCTTCGACCAGTGGGGTGTCGAGCTCGGCAAGGTCCTCGCCAAGAAGATCGAGCCGGTGCTGACCGAGGGCAAGGGCGCCGAACAGCTCGACAGTTCGACCGCCGCGCTCGTTGCCGCATACCGCGAGCTGCGGGGGCGCTGAGTCCGTGGCCACGGGGGAGGGGGACGTACGGCTGCGGGCCCCGGCCCACACGCCGGACCCGCGGGCCGTCGGCTGGTGGCGGGCGCAGTGGCTGCTGCTGACCGCCGTGCCGGTGGTGG
This genomic interval from Streptomyces sp. NBC_00464 contains the following:
- the pgi gene encoding glucose-6-phosphate isomerase, with protein sequence MNAQSRARLNQTPEWTALGKHREQLGTTHLRGLFADDPKRGTEYTLRVGDLYVDYSKQLVTEETLRLLRELAAATGVAELRDAMFRGDKINTTEDRAVLHTALRAPRDAVIEVDGENVVPAVHAVLDKMAAFSDRVRSGEWTGHTGRPIKNIVNIGIGGSDLGPAMAYEALRSFTDRSLTVRFVSNVDGADLHEAVRDLDPAETLFVIASKTFTTIETITNATSARDWLLTGLRAGQDAVAKHFVALSTNAEKVSDFGIDTANMFEFWDWVGGRYSYDSAIGLSLMIAIGPDRFREMLDGFHLVDEHFRTAPAEENAPLLLGLLGVWYGAFFDAQSHAVLPYSHYLSKFTAYLQQLDMESNGKSVDRDGNPVDWQTGPVVWGTPGTNGQHAYYQLIHQGTKVIPADFIGFAEPVEDLLPGLVAQHDLLMANFFAQTQALAFGKTPDEVRAEGVPEELVPHKTFRGNHPTTTILADRLTPSVLGQLIALYEHKVFVQGAVWNIDSFDQWGVELGKVLAKKIEPVLTEGKGAEQLDSSTAALVAAYRELRGR